One window of the Psilocybe cubensis strain MGC-MH-2018 chromosome 12, whole genome shotgun sequence genome contains the following:
- a CDS encoding Transmembrane protein 19 has product MQIPFVSGVLALLLSAHGLRRKSLSPSGAFAALVVGFLMMAGGTSVFGVALIGFYLVGSRATKYGKNRKAKLEEGYQEGGYRSGWQVLCNSASALVAAIVWNAAMDPRSVQAAVTRTLLGLDMGGTVLGLRGPVVYGRSSGGWCPTERTVADGWSRALVFAALGHFACCLGDTLASELGILSPSPPRLITTLKTVPPGTNGAMSVGGTVASIAGGGIVGALMGAALVLENGQCGRGAVFELVAWGMCGGGIGSLVDSFLGATVQQTRYSTKSKVVLQDASKADGRVISGLNILTNNQVNLASSVFCAVMAAWLAARV; this is encoded by the exons ATGCAGATCCCATTTGTATCCGGGGTGCTTGCTCTGTTACTCAGCGCCCATGGTCTGCGCAGGAAGTCACTCTCGCCCAGCGGCGCGTTCGCCGCACTCGTCGTAGGCTTTCTAATGATGGCGGGCGGGACCAGCGTGTTTGGTGTTGCGCTGATTGGATTCTATTTGGTGGGCAGCCGTGCTACCAAGT ATGGCAAGAATAGGAAGGCCAAGTTGGAAGAGGGGTATCAGGAGGGAGGGTACCGGTCGGGGTGGCAGGTGCTGTGTAACAGCGCATCGGCGCTTGTTGCTGCGATTGTGTGGAATGCGGCGATGGATCCGAGGAGTGTGCAGGCGGCGGTGACGCGTACGCTGCTTGGACTTGATATGGGTGGAACGGTGTTGGGATTGAGGGGGCCCGTGGTGTATGGCCGATCGAGTGGAGGGTGGTGTCCGACTGAGAGGACGGTGGCGGATGGATGGAGTCGTGCGTTGGTGTTTGCTGCGCTTGG ACATTTCGCGTGCTGTCTGGGGGACACACTCGCCTCGGAGCTGGGTATACTCTCACCTTCACCTCCACGGTTGATCACGACGCTGAAGACGGTGCCACCTGGCACGAACGGCGCGATGTCGGTGGGCGGAACAGTCGCGTCTATCGCGGGCGGAGGGATCGTCGGCGCGTTGATGGGTGCTGCGCTGGTTCTGGAAAATGGCCAGTGCGGGCGCGGCGCGGTATTTGAATTGGTCGCGTGGGGGATGTGTGGGGGAGGCATCGGAAGCCTG GTGGACTCGTTCCTTGGAGCGACGGTGCAGCAGACGCGGTACTCGACAAAGAGCAAGGTTGTGCTGCAGGACGCGAGCAAGGCGGACGGGCGGGTCATCAGCGGGCTCAATATTTTGACGAATAATCAG GTAAATCTCGCGTCGAGTGTGTTTTGCGCGGTAATGGCGGCCTGGTTGGCTGCGAGGGTGTGA